Proteins found in one Pempheris klunzingeri isolate RE-2024b chromosome 6, fPemKlu1.hap1, whole genome shotgun sequence genomic segment:
- the LOC139202747 gene encoding receptor-transporting protein 3: protein MHTDRIALPLWTGVFQSKIWVLDDFWSLEFDQTLVPGRPNWGWKQYIRNTTARFRCTECGRTWPSNRVMVVFHMRLMYRQGVVKVRRFRQSCKICESAPMEMPKICYENVDILLENLVEKIRIKCYYEQLQTWDRPSRNVYVRSPHEPANCEGCIEDICQRNFPGFY, encoded by the exons ATGCACACTGACAGGATCGCATTACCactgtggacaggtgtcttcCAGAGTAAAATATGGGTTTTGGATGACTTTTGGAGTCTGGAGTTTGATCAAACGCTTGTGCCTGGCAGACCGAACTGGGGATGGAAGCAGTACATCAGAAACACAACTGCAAG ATTCAGATGCACAGAATGTGGAAGAACCTGGCCCTCCAACCGGGTGATGGTGGTCTTCCACATGCGCCTGATGTACAGGCAGGGCGTTGTCAAGGTGAGACGTTTCCGTCAGAGCTGCAAGATCTGCGAGTCAGCTCCAATGGAGATGCCCAAGATCTGCTACGAGAACGTTGACATCCTCCTGGAGAATCTGGTGGAGAAGATAAGAATAAAATGTTACTATGAACAGCTTCAGACGTGGGACAGGCCTAGTAGAAATGTTTATGTGAGAAGTCCCCATGAGCCTGCTAATTGTGAGGGCTGTATTGAAGACATCTGCCAAAGGAATTTTCCAGGTTTTTATTAA
- the dynlt2b gene encoding dynein light chain Tctex-type protein 2B, protein MEGTDTYLIRPNHQHKFKPAIVKECIREIVRERLSGMRYDPEEVPELSRSLADSIKDKVKNAGFDRYKLVVQVVIGEQRGQGVKMSSRCLWDADTDNYAEDVFMNDSLFCLVAVFGSYYY, encoded by the exons ATGGAGGGGACAGATACTTACCTCATAAGACCTAATCATCAGCACAA GTTTAAACCAGCCATCGTGAAGGAGTGTATTCGTGAAATTGTGAGGGAGCGACTGTCTGGGATGCGGTATGACCCAGAGGAAGTCCCAGAGCTGTCCAGATCACTGGCAGACAGCATTAAAGACAAAGTGAAGA ATGCAGGATTTGACAGATATAAACTTGTGGTGCAGGTGGTCATTGGAGAACAACGAGGACAAGGAGTCAA AATGTCTTCAAGGTGTTTGTGGGATGCTGACACAGACAACTATGCAGAAGATGTTTTCATGAAT GACAGCTTGTTCTGTCTGGTGGCAGTTTTTGGAAGCTATTACTATTGA